From Canis lupus baileyi chromosome 16, mCanLup2.hap1, whole genome shotgun sequence, a single genomic window includes:
- the LOC140606335 gene encoding C-C motif chemokine 4, with product MKLCVTVLSLLVLVAAFCSPALSAPMGSDPPTACCFSYTLRKIPRNFVADYFETSSLCSQPAVVFQTRRGRQVCANPSEPWVQEYMDDLELN from the exons ATGAAGCTCTGTGTGACCGTCCTTTCTCTCCTTGTGCTagtggctgccttctgctccccGGCGCTCTCAGCACCAA TGGGTTCAGATCCTCCTACTGCCTGCTGCTTCTCTTACACCCTGCGGAAGATTCCTCGCAACTTTGTGGCAGATTACTTTGAGACCAGCAGCCTCTGCTCCCAGCCAGCTGTGGT ATTCCAAACCAGAAGGGGCAGACAAGTCTGTGCTAATCCCAGCGAGCCCTGGGTCCAGGAATACATGGATGATCTGGAACTGAACTGA